The DNA region GGCTTCTGGTCGCCATCCACGCACATCGGCGATAACGACAATCTGAACCAGACGTTCCGCGTGAACAATGCAGTCAAGTTCCGCAGCGACACGATTGCGGGCTTCACCGTCGACGGTCTCTACGCATTCAGCAATCAGGCGAATAGCAGCAACGGCACGGGCTTCAGCAACAACCGCGCATGGGGCGTGGCGGCGAACTACACGAACGGTCCGTTTTCGATCGGCGGCGGCTATAACGTATTGAATCATCCGAACGCCGCATCGAACACGGGTGGCGCGATCGGCGGCGCATCGACCACCTCCGGCGACGACTACAGCGGCGCGTTCTTCTATGGATTGAATGGCGGCGTCGTGCGTCAGCAGATCGCGGCAGCGGGCACCAGCTACGCGCTCGGCGCGGCGACATTCGGCTTCGCATGGAGCCATACGCAGCTCGACTACAGCGACGGCTCGTCGCGCAAGTTCAACAACTACGATCTGAACGCGCGCTATCTGTTCACGCCCGCGCTGACGCTGATCGGCGTGTACACCCACACGGATGGACGCGCGACCAATCTGCCCGGCACCAACGGCGCGAACCTGAAGCCGCGCTGGCACCAGTTCACGCTTGGTGTCGATTACGCGCTGTCCAAGCGCACCGACCTCTATCTGTCGGCGGCGTATCAACTCGCGGCGGGCGATGCATCGACACGCGTCGGCACGGGTTATCAGAAGATCGCCGCGATTGCCGACGCCGGCACGGCTTCATCGACGAACCGTCAGGTCGCAGTTTTCTCGGGTGTGCGCGTGAAGTTCTGATAGTTCTGGTATGGGCTCGAATGCGTCACCCGTCGCGGGTGACGCAAGCACTCGATTCCACGCGCTCGACAATGCGCCTGCGTCGACACATCGAGCGCGAAGACGCGTTCATCGCACATCAACGGACGCGTTGCGAGCCCGAGCGCACAATGCCGCCCCGCTGCCACTGCAATTGACGCGCGCCGTCACACGTATCAGGTCAAGACGTCGCCGTTTCGCGTGCATAGCGCGAAACGGGCCGCGCCAAACCGAGGTTCTCGCGCAGCGTGCGCCCTTCGTACTCGCTGCGGAACAGCCCGCGTCGCCGCAGTTCCGGCAGCACGAGCCGGATGAAATCGTCGAGGCTGTTGGGCAGCAGCGCCGGCATCACGTTATAGCCATCCGCACCGTAGTTGACGAAGCGCTCTTCGAGCGCATCGACAATCTGCTCCGCCGTGCCGACCAGTTGCCAGTGTCCACGCGCGCCCGCGATGCGCAAATACAGTTCGCGGATCGTGAGGTTTTCGCGCCGTGCGAGTTCGAGCGCCAGCGACTGGCGGCTCTTGCTTGCGTTGGTTTCCGGCAGTTCCGGAATCGGGCCGTCGAGCGGATAGCCGGACAAATCGAAGCCGCCCGTCACCGTCGAGACCAGCGCGAGCCCCACGGCGGGATCGATCAGCGCCTGAAGCGCGTCGAACTTTTCGCGTGCCTCGCTTTCCGTCACGCCGACAATCGGCATCACGCCGGGCATGATCTTCAGATCGTCCGGCTCGCGGCCATACGCCGCCATCCGGCCTTTGACGTCCGCGTAGAATGCGACGGCATCGTCGAGCGTCTGCTGCGCGGTGAAGATCACTTCCGCCGTGCGCGCGGCCAGCGCCTTGCCCGCCTCGGACGAGCCCGCCTGCACGACGACGGGCCGGCCCTGCGGCGAGCGCTCGACGTTCAGCGGCCCGCGCACATTGAAGAACTCGCCGCGATGGTCGAGCACATGGCGCTTCGACGGATCGAAGTAGCGCCCCGATGCCTTGTCGCGCACGAACGCGTCTTCGTCCCAGCTATCCCACAGACCTTCTACGACCTCGGCGAATTCGACCGCGCGCTCATAACGCCGCGCATGCGCGAGATGCTCGTCGAAGTTGAAGTTCTTCGCCTCGTGCGCGCTCGACGACGTGACGAGATTCCACCCGGCGCGCCCGCCACTGATGTGATCGAGTGACGCAAACTTGCGAGCGATGTGATACGGCTCGTTGAAGGTCGTCGATGCCGTTCCCACCAGACCAATCCGTTGCGTGACGGCAGCGAGCGCCGACAGCAGCGTCAGCGGCTCGAACTGCGCGACATAGCTGTGTGCCGTGCGGCTCAGAAAATCGACGTTGTCGCCGCGCGTGCCCGCGCCGTCCGCGAGAAAGACCAGATCGAACTTCGCGGCCTCCGCGGCCTGCGCGAGCTGCACGTAGTGCCGGAAATCGCGCCCGGCGTCGACCAGCGAGTCGGGATGCCGCCATGCGGCAATGTGGTGCCCCGTCGGATAGAGAAAAGCGCCGAGGCGAAGATGACCCTTGCGTGAACTCATGACTGGAGAGAATAGGCGTGGATGGGCGTGAATGGGCGTGGACTCAGGCACTCTTGCGCCATAGCCGCGCATTGTCGGGACGCGCGAGCCCAAGGTGCTCGCGCAGCGTCGCGCCTTCGTAGCCGGTGCGGAAGAGGCCGCGCTTCTGCAGGATCGGCACGACGCCGTCCACGAAGTCCTGCAGACCGTCCGGCAACGCATCGGGCATCAGATTGAAGCCGTCCGCTGCGCCACCGTTGAACCAGTGCGCGATATCGTCGGCGATCTGCTCGGGCGTGCCGACGATCACGCGATGCCCCGTGCCGCCCGCCAGCGAGCGGATCAGTTCGCGCACCGTGTAGCCGTGACGGCGGCCCTGCGCGAGGGTCGCGTGAAAGAAGGTATGGTTGCCGTTGCCGCCGCCGGGCAGCGCGAGATCGTCGGGCAACGGCTGGTCGAGTTTCAGGCGCTCAGCGTCGATGCCCAGCGTACCCGCGAGGCGGTTCAGGCTGTAGCGCCACGGAATCTGATCGACCAGTTCGTCGCGGCGGCGCAGCGCCTCGGCCTCGGTCGCGCCGATGATGGTCGTGAGACCGGCGAGCACTTTCACGCCGGGCCGCCCGTATGCGGCTGCGCGCGTGTTGAGATCGCGCCGGTACGCCGCCGACTCCTCGAACGACTGTGACGCCGAAAACACCGCTTCCGCGTGGCGCGCGGCGAGATCGCGGCCATCGGGCGAACCGCCCGCCTGCACCAGCACGGGATGCCCTTGCGGCGAGCGCGGCAGATTCAGCGGACCTTGCACATCGAAGTGCCGCCCGCGATGCGCGACAGGATGCACTTTCGAAACATCGACGAAACGGCCACCCGCCTTGTCGCCGACGAACGCGTCGTCCTCCCAGCTGTCCCACAGCGCCTTTACGAGTTCGGTGAACTCGGCAGCGCGCTCGTAACGCTGCGCATGGTCCGGCACGGCGTCGCGGCCGAAGTTGCGCGCGGATGCAAGATCCGCCGTCGTCACGACGTTCCATCCCGCGCGTCCGTTGCTCACATGGTCGAGCGTCGCGAAACGCCGCGCGATGTTGTACGGCTCGTTATAGCTCGTCGATGCCGTGCCGATCACGCCGATGTGCGTGGTCGCGGCCGCGATGCTGGCGAGCAGCACGGTCGGCTCCAGCGCGGTGATGGGGCGGAAATCGATCTGGTCGACGATCGCGGCGTTATCCGCGAGAAACACGGCATCGAGTTTGCCCGCTTCGGCGATCCGCGCGACGCGCACATAGTGATTGACGTCGACGAAGGCGCGCGGGTCGGCGTCCGCCAGCCGCCACGCGGAAGGCACGAAGCCCGAATGCAGGATGTTCACGTTCAGATGCAATTGGCGCGGCGTCGCCGGTGCCGTGTTACGGCTCATCGAAATTCTCCGCTGTGTCGGGTGCGCCTGGACGCGCACTCATGATGCTTTCGCTGATGCGTCAATGCACCTTCGGAAAGCCGTGCCGCTCGGCAAGCAGATCGAGGATGCGGCGCGTGTCGGTGATGAAGCGGCGGTCACCCAGCGCTTGCGCATCGGCTGGGGCGGGTTGCTCGTCACCCAGCACGAGCACGGGCAAGCCTTGATGCGCTTCGTCGAGTGCTTCGACGACGGCCTCGCGCGGACGCTCGAACGGCACGCGCCGCACGTCGAGCCGCGCGACGCGCGCCGGGTCGCTGGCGAGCAGCCCTTCGATGGGCGCGCCGTCGGGACAGATGAAGCGTTCGCCAGGATAACGGGGATCGGTAAATCCGGGTTCGAGCAACAGAAGAAGATCACGGCTCATCGCGCGAGGCACCTGATTGGAACGTAACGCTGGTATTGTCGAATGCGGCGCTTGCACGCCGCCACGAAGAAATCGCCACATCGATATGCCGTGGCGCGCTATGCGCGTTCGCGCGTACGAATCACCCTAGAAAACACGGCCTTCCGTCAGATGCGTCGTCACGCCGTTCAACTCGTAATCGCCGATCACGCGCGCTTTGTGCAATAGCGGGTTGTGGCTGAAGATGGTGCGCAGATTGCGCCAGTGACGATCGAAGTTATGCGCACGCGAGGTCGCCGATGCGCCGCCCGCTTCGAACATGCGCTCGGCCGCATACAGCGCGAGCTTGCTGACGATCAGCTGCGTGCGCGCCGTCGCAAGCGCGCCTTCGAGCACCCGTGCCTCCGCATCGGGCTCGCCATTGCGGATCGCCTGCGACGAGCGCTCCAGCACGCGCGCGTTGTCGCGCACCAGCACGTCGATGGTATGGCTGTGTGCCGTCAGATCGCCGATCACCTGCTGGATGAACGCGTCTTCGCGCGCCGATGGCGCCGGACTGTGCAGTGCAGGACGGCCATGCCGCAGCACGTAATTCGTCGCATCCGCGACGACGTTGCGCACGATGCCCGCGCCCACTGCGACGAGATGCAACTGCCGCAGCGCGCCGCCGTGACGGCCGGCCAGGGTCGTCTGCACACGCGGCGTGACTTCGTCCGCGAGAACCAGCAGGTTGTCGAATTCGAGGCTGCCGCTTGCCGTCATCCGCTGGCCCATTCCGTCCCAGTCGTCGAGCACGCGAAAGCCCTCGCGTTTGACGGGCACGATGGCGATCACAGGATTGCCGTTCTCATCCTGCAGGTTCAGCCGCGCGAAGTCGGAGAACGCCGTGCCCGTCGCGTAGTACTTGCGGCCGCTCAACCGGTAGTGCTCTCCATCGCGGCGCAGTTGCGTCGTGATCTCGCCGGGACGGGACGTGCCCAGCTCCGTCGACGCGCCACCGAAAATCGCGCCCTCGGCCACACGCTCGATCTGCAACGCGTTGAACGCCGTGCGCGGCGATAGCAGCAACGACTCGGTCTGGTCGAAATGAATGCGCAGCGCGTGCGCGAGGTTGCTTTCCCCGGCAGCAAGCGTGGCGATCACGTCGAACACGTCTTCGAGCGAGCCGCCCAGGCCGCCCCACTCGACGGGCAACCGCAAACGCCCAAGCCCCGATTGCCGGAACAGCGCGAAGCCGTCAACCGGCAACTCGCGCTGCGCCTCGCGCGACGCCGCGCCTTCGCCGATGGCTTTTGCTAGCGCGGGCAAGCCGGCGAGCGTCGTCTGCAGGCGTGCACGTGCGGCACGATCCGTGAGGTCTTGAGCGGGCATTCGTGGTTCCTTGTTCTGGACATGCGGACCGGCATGAACATGCCGGACGTCGACGTTTTGTCGACCAATGAGCGTGCCAGTATAGGGACGGCTTCTTTCCCGGTTAACGACCGATTTTCGCTTACGTTATTCGCGTGAGTGCAATGAAGAAACCGATTCGGCTTTGCGACGATCCAGCAGCGAAAGCGCAGCAAACGCTGCGCATCGGATTCGTCCGGGTCCGATCAGGACGTGAGTTCCCGCACTGTCCGCTCCGTCGTCCACAGCGCGTGCGCGAGATAACGGAAGTTGATCATCGCGGCCAGATAGCCATCGCCGTCCGGCAATCGCGGACCTGCCGTCGCGTCACGCACCACGGCAACTTCGAATCCTTGTTCGATCAACTCGCGCAAGTGCGATTCGATACAAAGATTCGCCGCCATGCCGGCGAGAATGATCTGCGACACACCCTTCTTGCGAAGTTGCAGCGCGAGGTCGTTCGTCTCCGGACCATACACCTTGTGCGGCGATGCGATGATGGTTTTGCCGTCGAGAATGTATGGCTTGTACTCGTCAAGAAAGTCCGCGCCCGATCCCTCGAAATCCTCCAGCGTGTTCGGCCCTTTGCGATCGAACATACAGATGTTGTGCATCACCTTTTCCAACGGACCGCCAAAGTGCCACTCGTGGTCGCACGGATAGTAGTAATGCGGCGAAATCGCCACGGTGAGGCCCACCTGTTTCGCCGTCTTGAACAGTTGCCCGAGATTTGCAACCGTATTGTTCTCGGTGATGCTCGGGCCGAACACCGGCCAGCTCGCCCCTGACGGACTCAGGAAATCGTTCTGCGGATCGATGACTACCAGTGCCGCCCTCGCGGGGTCCAGTTTGAAGCCGGTTTGCGGCAACGCCGGATTGGCCGGGTCGGCGTATGGGTTTGCATTCTCTTGCGCTGCCTGGTTCGCGTTACTCATAAAACCCTCCGTATAAAAGTCACAACATGGGAATACGGCAACCGCGCAAAGTCCGGATGCGCATCAAATATAGATGACCGGTCGCTTTATAAAAATCGCAAAAAAAATCAACGAAGCAAGCGAGGCAATACGACCTTCTCGAAACGCTCGTATGCGTTACCGCTCTGCTCGATCTTGCCGCGCATGACTGCGCCTTCGTAAGCCTCGATCACGATCGCCGCGAGTTCGTCCGCGTTCTGCTTGCGGTCCAGTTCATTGCGCTCCTGCGCCTCGCGCAAGCAGACTGCAAGCGCCTCTTGCCAGCGCGCAAGCAAGGCCAAGAGTTTCGAGCGCGCCTCGTCGCTGGCGTTCGACAGTTCCAGTGAAAGATTGCCAATCAGGCAACCCAATGCGAAGTCGCTCTTGCTGTGATCGTCCGTCAATGCGCGGAAGAATTTCGCAATGCGCGCGAGCGGCCTGATTCGCGCGTCGTACAGAATCGGACCATGACGGTCCTCGATGGACTGCCAGTAGTCTTCGAGGATTTCGGCCGCAAACATCTCCTTGCTTTCGAAGTAGTTGTAGAACGAGCCCTTCGGCACGCCCGCAGCCGTCGTGATGTCCTGCACGCCGCAGCCGTTGAAACCACGGTCGTGAACTACCTCGCGCCCAACTGAAAGCAGGCGCGAACGCACTTGAGGATTGGCAGGACGTGGCAACTTCGTGATCTCCGTTGATTCGATAGATAACAAGATAACCGGTCATCTATTTATTGTCAACTTCACCGCCGAATTCGGCCGGCCCAGCCGATGTGATTGCATCAACGGGCGCCAAGGCGCTCGCTCATCGGCCGACGCGTACGGAACGACGGCTTGTCCATGCCGGCATGCGCCTGAACGAACAACGTCCTTTCGATCGCGATCCTGTCCACCTTGCCCTGCTCGGTGAGCGGTATCGCTTCCGTCTCCGACAACCTGACCGCGTTTGCCACCAGCTCGCCGAACGCCGCTTTCAGGGCATGCGTGCATCGCGCGACATCCACGCGCTGTCCGGCCCAAGGCTCGACGACGGCGTTCCATGCATGTTCGCCACCCTGGGTATTCGCCGCGAATGCCACGGCATATCGCACGTCGGGCAACCGGCAGAGCACATCTTCGATATGCACGGGACCGATGATGCGCTGATCGATTTGCGCGACGTCGGATGAGCGGCCCATCACATGAAGATAACCTGCATCGTCGATCAAGCCGATATCACCCGTCAGGCACCAGCCGTCCTTGAACTTCTGCGTGCTCTCGACGGCCTGATTCCGGTATCCACGCGCCACGGCAGCCGACCGGACTTCGATGCTGCCAGCGCGCCCGTTGGCCGCGAGCGTGCCGTCGGCGCAGCGCAGGCGCACGTCGACGCCGGGCCGGATGCGCCCGGCGCTGTCCAGACGCGCTGGATTCGTCGCGTAGTCGGGTGGCGGCAGCACGCTGACGAGTCCCGCTTCGCTTGCGCCATACATATGCGCGAGCACCGGGCCGAGACGCCGGGCCGCACGTTGCCGCAGGGCCGCGGGCGCCGAGCCGCCGACATGCGCAATACAGCGTAGCGACGACAGATCGCGACGGCCGACGTCCGGGTGATCCATCATCGCGAAGAGTTGAGGCTCGACGAGAAATACATCCGTGATGCGTTCAGACTCGATCGCTGCAAGCGTCGCCCGCGCGCTGTACTCCCGTTCGAGCACGACACTGCCGCCGCCGATCAACGTCGTGTCGACCAGCACTTGCGACAGGTACGCGAGCGGTCCATTGATCAGTTGACGCCGCTTGCCGTTGCGCGCCGACATCACCATCGCGGAATAGGCGGCGAACGAGCGGCGGCTCGCTTTCGGCACGCCCGTGGTGCCGCCGGATGAGACGATCACCCCAAGCTCGTGCGGCACGGCCCGGCTTTCGAGCGGTTGGTCCGACTGCACGCTGGCGAACCTGTCGAGATGCACCCATGGACTCTCGTAGCCGACAGAAACGATGCGCTGATCGACGGCGTCGCGGACCAGATGGGCGGTCTCCGGAAACACGACGAGCAGCGTCGGCCTGATTCGCGCCAGCAAGATCGCGCGGCTTTCGGCACGCGCCAGCGCAGGCATGAACATGGTGGCCGCGCCGAGCAGGTTCGCCGCATAGCGGACGGCGAGCGCATCGGGGCGATTCGGCGCATGGAGCGCGACCACCGCGCCACGGCCTATGCCGAGTGCGCCGAGCGCTCGCGCGTAGCGGTAAATCGCGCTGCGCAACTCGCCTCTCGTGACGTCTTTTCCCTGATAGCGGATGACGGGTTCGTAGGCACGCGTTTTCAGCTCATTCAGTAGTGCATCGACATACGGGCGATAGATCGTTTCTGCATGGGCTTCCATGTCGTTCTCCTCAGATGACGTCCCGAATGCGGGCTCTGTTGAGAACATCTTGCCGTTGCAGAATGAGACGGGAATTAGAGAACGGGAAAGATGAATGCGACCCGGGCGGCAGCGCACAGCCGCATAACGTCGGGCGTTAGTCGAGGATCGGATGCGACGTGCCGGGAATCGGCCATCCCCGGTTGTCGGTCGGCACGAGCTGGGTCTGAAACGCGACGAATAGCGCCTCGAAGCGCCCGTCCACTTCGACCATCACCGCGCCGTCCTGAAACGCGCCGTTCTCCGACGAATGATCCCTCACGCGGCTGCCCGGCTGCGGCTTCGGATTGCCCTGATTCATATGCGTTTCGTGCAAGCCGTCGTGCCCGGGCTCGAACAGGAAGCCGAAGCCGTACACGTTGACGTTCTTCGCCGGCTTCCAGCCGCGCCGCATGTCGTTGCCGCTCTTGCCCGGATACAGATAATCGACGGGCGCCGCCGACATATCCAGTTGCAGCATGTCGTTGACGAGCGCGTTGATGTCGTTGTGCGCGTTCGCGGTATCGAGCGTGATGGGCCGCATGGCCGACAGATCGACCAGACGCGGATCATGCACGTAGTCGAGCTTCGGAAACCCGGTCTGAGTCAGGCCGGGCGGCAGCTTGGAGAGATCGGCCGCCATCGGGTGATCGAAGTACTGGCGCCACGAATACAGCACGTGATAGCCGGCGGGTCCCGTCAGCGAACTATCCGATTTCACATTCGTGACGATCCGGAACTGGCCGCCCGCCGGATCGTCGACCACGATCACGTAGTGCGGATCGCCCTTGTAGCCGTCGAGAAAAGGCACGCCGAGCTTCAGCGTGCCTTTGAACACGACATAGACGTTCTGTTGTGGCATATCGCGCTCCGTCGCAGGCCCAGCGGCGATTGCAGCGATCGCCTTACAGCAGCGCGATCACCCGCACATCGCCCTGCTCCGCCGACGCCACGACCTTGCCCGCCACGCGCCGGAACGTGATCGACACCGACGCGTCGCCGACACGCAGGTCGCCGATCTCGATCCAGTCGATGCCCTCGGGCAGCATCGGCTGTTCGATCAGCACTTCGCGTTTTTGCGCATCGATGGTCATGCCCAGACACGCTTCGAGCATCATGAACGGCGATCCGGCCGCCCACGCCTGCGGCAGACACGCGACGGGGTACGCCGTGGGCGGTTCACCGCGACGGCGCGGAAAGCCGCAGAACAGCTCGGGCAGACGCATGTCGAAGTTGACGGCCGCCTGGAAGAGCGCCTGCAGCAGACGCACGGCCGCCGCCTTCGCGCCGTAGCGCGCGAGCCCGCGCGCGCAGAGGGCGTTGTCATGCGGCCATACCGAGCCGTTGTGATACGCCATAGGATTGAAGCGCGGCTGGCCCGCCGCCAGCGTGCGTACGCCCCAGCCCGTGTGGAAGAGCGTCGATTCGAGCGCGCGTGCGACGGCAACGCCGCGTTCGCGCGAAGGCAGCCCGAACGCGAGCAGATGGCCCGCGTTCGATGCGAGCACGCGGCACAGGTCGCCCTTGCCGTCGAGCGCGATGCCGTAAAAGTTCGAATCGTCCATCCAGTACTTGTCTTCCACGCACGCGCGGATCGCCGTGGCGCGCTCCGTGTAGCGGACGGCGTCGTCGGACAGGCCGCGCAGCATCGAGAACTGCGCCATCGTGTCGAAGGCGGCGCTCGCGTAGGCCTGCACCTCGACGAGCGCGATCGGCCCTTCGGGGAAGCGTCCGTCCGCGTGAAAAACGGAATCGTGACTGTCCTTCCAGCCCTGATTCGCAAGACCGCCGTCGGATGCGCGCTGATAATCGAGCAGCCCGTAGATATTGCGGTCGCAGACGCCCGCTACCCACTTCGCCGCGCGTTCGAGCGCGGGCCACAGTTCGTCGACGAGTTGCGTGTCGCCCGTGCGCGCCACGTAGGCGCCCGCGAGCACGATGAAGAGGGGTGTCGTATCGACCCCGCCGTAATACAGCGCGAACGGCACCTCGCCCGTCGCCGCCATTTCGCTGCGGCGCATTTCGTGCATGATCTTGCCGACGGCGGCATCGCGGAACGCGGAATCTTCCGTCGCCTGATGCTCGGCAAGAAAGCGCAGCACGCCGCGCGCGAGGCCGGGTTGGAGCCACAACATCTGCAGCGACGTGATGACCGCGTCGCGCCCGAACGGCGTCGAGAACCAAGGAATGCCGGCATACGGATACGGCCCGCTGGCGAGATCCGTCGTGAGCAGGTTCAGGTCGGCCTGCGAGCGGTCGATCCACGCATTGAACAAAGGGTTGCTCGAACGCACGCGCGCCGACGCGCGGCGCCGTTCGCGCATCACGAGGTGGGCATCGACGAGTGCCGCGCGCACGGCCGTGCGGCCCACTCGCGGCCGGGCCGCGTCGACCTGCGAGACGTGCAGCTCGGTGACGGTATGGGTTGATTGCGGCACGTCGATGTCGGGCGCGCCCTTGTGCGCCGCGACCTGCACGGCCACTGACAGATAGATCGACACGCACGCCTGGGCGGGGAGATTCACCGAATAATCGGCGCGGTCGGCGAGCAGCTTGTCGGGCATCGGCGAGAAAGCGACGCGCACGTGGCGCGTCACGTCGTCGAGTCCGATATAGCCGAGCAGCACTTCGTTCTTGTGCACGCGCGGCGTTTCGACCTTGCCCTGATTCGCGCGCTTCAGGCCGCGCACTTCGAACATGTCGCGGAAGTCGCTGGCAAACGAGATGGACAGCGGCACGACGGCGTCTGTCGTGCCGTAGTTGGTGAGTTCGATCGCTTCGTTCATGACCGTGCCCGACAGCACACGCACGCGCTCGACGTGAATCACGCCTTCCGGCGTGCTGTTGCCGCCGAGCGGCGGCAGCGGACGGTTGGTCAGATGCGCGGTGAATGACGTGTTGTCGCTGCTGACGCTGCCCGAGAGCAGCGAAGGCGCGCGTCCGCCGAAGGTGAGGCGCAGTTGCGACAGTACGCGGGTGTCATTGACGAACAGGCCGTCGTCGTGGCCCGTGACGTCGCCTAGGGGATCGTTGACGATAAACGTGCCGCCCGACTTCAGCACGTGCTGGGTTGCGCTCGCGACGTTCAGGTTTTCAGGCGCGATGAACACGCCGTCGGTCTCGTCGCCGCGATAGTCCACGCCGCCCTGATGGGACAACCCGCCGAGTGCTTCTGGATCCTGCATCAGCTTGCTCCTGTGCTAGTGGCTTCGTTTCGGTGATTGTAGAAGGTTCGTGGGATTACGACAGAGGATAGTGCCGCAGGTGCCACGATTCTTCACGATTTTTTCATCAAGATGGGGGTGAGGCGTGCTTGGCACGGGTCGTGCGGTCAGGTTTCTGAATGCTTCAGCTTCCTGGTGGGGGGGCGGGATTGTTTCGCTAGCGGCGACTTTATTTTCGCGTTAATTGCTTCGCTATCCTGTTGAACTGGGACACGCTGGGGGCGTGTAGTGGTTCATTGTGGGGTTGGTCTTTTGTGCTTGCAGCCGCGTGATTTCTTTGTGCCTCTTCGTGCTTCTTTGTTCGGTGTTTTGACCGTTGTGCTGGCATCCGCGTTACGTTAGCTTGCTTCACACGTCGCCCCTGTGCGGGGCGGCACCTACTTTTCTTTGCCGCCGCAAAGAAAAGTAGGCAAAAGAAAGCGGCTCACACCGCCAATTCTTGACGTTTACCCACGGGTCCCCAACGTCCCCATCCTTCACACACCAGCGCCTTGGTTGGTGCCCGTTGCCAACGCTTCGAACAAACGCCTCACCCGCTTCGATCACCCGTACCAGGTCGAGCGGCTGCGAACCGTATATGCCGCCCAGGTGGCAAACTGTGTGTAGGTTGTCGCGTCGTATAGCGTGGCGCTCCTACCGGGTTGGGACGCATGCGCTATCAGTCCGGAGTGAGGCGTGTGAGGCGCTACGGCCTACACACAGTTTGCCACCTGGGCGGCCGTGGACTGTCTGGCGCGGCATGCTCAAACACGGGTGTGTGAAGCGGGTGAGGCGCTCATTTAGAGCGTTGGCAACGGACGTGGGTCACGTGGTTGCCGTGTGAAGCGTAAGACCCTTTGGGGGCCCTCAGGCAAGAATTAGCGCTGGCGGTGTGAGCCGCTTTCTTTTGCCTACTTTTCTTTGCGGCGGCAAAGAAAAGTAGGTGCCGCCCCGCACAGGGGCGACGCGTGAAGTGAGCTAACAAATCGCGGATGCCAGCGCAAAGGCCCAATACACCGAACGGCGCCGACGCGTGAAGCAAGACAACAAATCGCGGACGCCAGCGCAAAGCTCCAACCACCGAACAAAGAAGCATGAAGCATGAAGCACAAAAGAAAAGTCGCAGATGCAATCAAAAAAAGCCCCCCATCGCAGACAAAAAAAAAGCGCCACCCCCGTCATACGGAAGCAGCGCCTGCACTTTCAAAAAACACCGCGTATAGCGGCCTTCAATCCCACACCATACAAATAAAAAAAACGCTCACCGCCGAGCGATCGGCCGAGCCTCCCTCGACGTTTCCCCAACGAACAACTGCCTCGGACGCCCGATCTTTTGCTCCGGATCAGCGATCATTTCATTCCACTGCGCGATCCACCCCACAGTCCGCGCAAGCGAGAAAATACAAGTGAACATCGCAGTCGGAATACCCAACGCACGCTGCACGATCCCCGAGTAAAAATCGACGTTCGGATACAGCTTCCGCGATACGAAGTATTCGTCCTCCAGCGCGATCTTTTCCAGCGCCATCGCAAGCTTGAACAGCGGGTCGTCGTGCAGCCCAAGTTCGTTCAGCACTTCATGGCAAGTCTCGCGCATCAGCTTCGCGCGCGGATCGTAATTCTTGTACACACGGTGACCGAAACCCATCAGCTTCACACCCGAGTTCTTGTCCTTCACCTGCTCGATGAACTT from Paraburkholderia caribensis includes:
- a CDS encoding DUF2278 family protein; the protein is MPQQNVYVVFKGTLKLGVPFLDGYKGDPHYVIVVDDPAGGQFRIVTNVKSDSSLTGPAGYHVLYSWRQYFDHPMAADLSKLPPGLTQTGFPKLDYVHDPRLVDLSAMRPITLDTANAHNDINALVNDMLQLDMSAAPVDYLYPGKSGNDMRRGWKPAKNVNVYGFGFLFEPGHDGLHETHMNQGNPKPQPGSRVRDHSSENGAFQDGAVMVEVDGRFEALFVAFQTQLVPTDNRGWPIPGTSHPILD
- a CDS encoding class I adenylate-forming enzyme family protein is translated as MEAHAETIYRPYVDALLNELKTRAYEPVIRYQGKDVTRGELRSAIYRYARALGALGIGRGAVVALHAPNRPDALAVRYAANLLGAATMFMPALARAESRAILLARIRPTLLVVFPETAHLVRDAVDQRIVSVGYESPWVHLDRFASVQSDQPLESRAVPHELGVIVSSGGTTGVPKASRRSFAAYSAMVMSARNGKRRQLINGPLAYLSQVLVDTTLIGGGSVVLEREYSARATLAAIESERITDVFLVEPQLFAMMDHPDVGRRDLSSLRCIAHVGGSAPAALRQRAARRLGPVLAHMYGASEAGLVSVLPPPDYATNPARLDSAGRIRPGVDVRLRCADGTLAANGRAGSIEVRSAAVARGYRNQAVESTQKFKDGWCLTGDIGLIDDAGYLHVMGRSSDVAQIDQRIIGPVHIEDVLCRLPDVRYAVAFAANTQGGEHAWNAVVEPWAGQRVDVARCTHALKAAFGELVANAVRLSETEAIPLTEQGKVDRIAIERTLFVQAHAGMDKPSFRTRRPMSERLGAR
- a CDS encoding amylo-alpha-1,6-glucosidase, which codes for MQDPEALGGLSHQGGVDYRGDETDGVFIAPENLNVASATQHVLKSGGTFIVNDPLGDVTGHDDGLFVNDTRVLSQLRLTFGGRAPSLLSGSVSSDNTSFTAHLTNRPLPPLGGNSTPEGVIHVERVRVLSGTVMNEAIELTNYGTTDAVVPLSISFASDFRDMFEVRGLKRANQGKVETPRVHKNEVLLGYIGLDDVTRHVRVAFSPMPDKLLADRADYSVNLPAQACVSIYLSVAVQVAAHKGAPDIDVPQSTHTVTELHVSQVDAARPRVGRTAVRAALVDAHLVMRERRRASARVRSSNPLFNAWIDRSQADLNLLTTDLASGPYPYAGIPWFSTPFGRDAVITSLQMLWLQPGLARGVLRFLAEHQATEDSAFRDAAVGKIMHEMRRSEMAATGEVPFALYYGGVDTTPLFIVLAGAYVARTGDTQLVDELWPALERAAKWVAGVCDRNIYGLLDYQRASDGGLANQGWKDSHDSVFHADGRFPEGPIALVEVQAYASAAFDTMAQFSMLRGLSDDAVRYTERATAIRACVEDKYWMDDSNFYGIALDGKGDLCRVLASNAGHLLAFGLPSRERGVAVARALESTLFHTGWGVRTLAAGQPRFNPMAYHNGSVWPHDNALCARGLARYGAKAAAVRLLQALFQAAVNFDMRLPELFCGFPRRRGEPPTAYPVACLPQAWAAGSPFMMLEACLGMTIDAQKREVLIEQPMLPEGIDWIEIGDLRVGDASVSITFRRVAGKVVASAEQGDVRVIALL
- a CDS encoding TetR/AcrR family transcriptional regulator; the encoded protein is MPRPANPQVRSRLLSVGREVVHDRGFNGCGVQDITTAAGVPKGSFYNYFESKEMFAAEILEDYWQSIEDRHGPILYDARIRPLARIAKFFRALTDDHSKSDFALGCLIGNLSLELSNASDEARSKLLALLARWQEALAVCLREAQERNELDRKQNADELAAIVIEAYEGAVMRGKIEQSGNAYERFEKVVLPRLLR